The following DNA comes from Pseudomonas triticicola.
AAGATTGCCGCCGCAGGTTGGGAAGATACCCGTCAGTTCCTTGAAAAACTGTCGCAGAGCCGCGCCCTGCTCGGCCAGGATTCCCAGCAAACCGCCAACTTCATCTTCGCGTTGAAAGGTCCGCTGTTCGCCCTGCTGCAAAACCATTATCAGGACCAGCCGGCACTGCTCGCCGAGCAACTGCTGGAAGTTTCCGAACTGCTCGATACGGTCGGCATGCACACCATCGGCACCTTCCAGAAATCCCGCGAAGCGGTGATCAAGCGTCAGCAGGAAGAGCTGCTGGAACTGTCGACTCCGGTGGTCAAGCTGTGGGACGGCGTACTCGCCCTGCCAATGATCGGCACCCTCGATTCGCAGCGCACGCAAGTGGTGATGGAATCGCTGCTGCAACGCATCGTCGACACCGGTTCGGAAATCGCCATCATCGACATCACCGGCGTGCCGACAGTCGACACTCTGGTCGCCCAGCACCTGCTGAAAACCGTGACCGCGATTCGCCTGATGGGCGCTGATTGCATCATCAGCGGCGTGCGTCCGCAGATCGCCCAGACCATCGTGCACCTCGGTCTGGATCTGCAAGGCGTCGTGACCAAGGCCAACCTGGCCGACGCCTTGAAACTGGCCCTGACCCGCTTGGGTGTCAGCCTCGTCAAGACGGCTTGACCATGGAACGTATTCCGATTCTTCAAATGGGCGATTTCTTGCTGGTGACCATTCAGGTCGACATGCATGATCAACTTGCGATGACCCTGCAGGACGATCTGTCCGAGCGCATCAGCAAGACCTCGGCCCGCGGGGTGTTGATCGACATTTCGGCGCTGGACATGGTCGATTCGTTCATCGGGCGCATGATCGGCACGATTTCCGGTCTATCTAAAATCATGGACGCCGAAACCGTGCTGGTCGGCATGCAACCGGCGGTGGCGATCACCCTGGTTGAGCTGGGCATGACGTTGCCGGGTGTCAGCACCGCGCTCAACGTCGAACGCGGAATGAAACTGCTGCGGGAACGAGTACTTGCACAATGACCGTGCGCAGCAGCGGTACTCAACCCATCCTGATCGAACAGGACGTGGTACTGGCTCGCCAGACCACGCGCAAGCTCGCCACCGAATGTGGCATGCGCCTCATCGACCTGACCAAACTGGTTACCGCCGTCAGCGAGCTGGCGCGCAATACCATGGTCTATGGCGGCGGCGGCGACATGGATTGGCAGATCCTCGAGGAAAACGGCCGGGTCGGTTTGCGCATCACCTTCCGCGACGAAGGCCCGGGCATCCCCGACATCAAACTGGCAATGACCGACGGCTGGACTTCCGGCAGCGGACTAGGCCTCGGCCTGACCGGCGCCAAGCGCCTGGTCAATGAATTCGAACTCGACACTGAGCCCGGCAAAGGCACGCGCATTACGATCACACGATGGACATGAATATCACCGGGTCGTTGACCCAGGTTCTGCCGATCGAGGACAGCAGCCAGATCGGCCACGCCCGGCGCACCGCGCAGAAACTCGCCGAGCAGCATGGCTTCGACGAAAACGATGCCGGACGCGTGGCGCTGGTCGCGACGGAACTGGCAAGCAACGTGCTCAAGCATGCCCAGCGCGGTGAATTTCACCTGCGTGTGCTGGCGCGACCAGGCAACGGCTTCGGCATCGAGATGCAGACTGTGGATCGCGCGCAGGGCTTTGATCTGGATGCCTGTCTGGCGGACGGTTTTTCCACTGGCGGCACGCAAGGCATCGGCCTCGGCGCCGTATCGCGGCAGACCAATGTCTTCGATGTCTACGCAGACCACCGTGGCGCGGTGTTGCTGGCGCGAATTTTTCCGCGCAGCGATCGTCAGGCCGATATCCGCTTCGGCGTCAGCCAGCATTCGCTGCATGCCGATCCAGCCTGCGGCGATGTCTGGCATCTGACGTATGAAGGCTCGCGGATCAGCGCGCTGGTGGTCGATGGCCTCGGTCATGGCGAAGACGCCGAGCGCGCAGGCCTGGCCGGGGCGCAGGCATTCGCCCGGGCGCCGTTTGCCGATCCAGTGGTATTGATGGAAGACCTGCATCAGGAAATGCTCGGCACCCGCGGCGGCGCGGTCGCTTTCGCGCAGTTCGACAGCCAGCGCGATGGCCTGACGTTCGCCGGTGTCGGTAACATTGGCGCCAGTCTGCTCGAGGCTGGCAAATCCCGTGGCCTGGCCTCGCACCCCGGCATCGTTGGCGGCCAGTACCGTAAAGCCAAACCCTTTGACTATGCTCACGTGAACGGACATTTATTGATCATGTACAGCGACGGCTTACAGTCCCGTTGGAATCTTGCAGACTACCCCGGCCTGGTGCATCGCCATCCGTCCGTGATAGCCAGCGTCCTGCACCGCGACTTCTGTCGTGGTCGCGATGACGTGACGGTACTGGTCGTTGCTCTGGAGGCCGCCCATGGCTGAATCGACTACCTTGAGCCATGCCGAACAGGCGGCGCTCATCGCTCAGTTGCAGCGCGAAACCACTGCCCTGCGCGAAGAGCTCGATGAAACCAACCAGGGCGTGCTGGCGCTGTACGCCGAGCTCGACACTCAGGCTGAAGAACTGCGTCAGGCATCGGATCTCAAGAGCCGCTTCCTGTCATACATGAGCCATGAATTCCGTACACCGCTGGGTTCGATTCTGAGCATCAACAGTCTGCTCGCTGACGAACTCGACGGTCCGCTCAGCCCTGAACAGCACAAGCAGGTGGCCTTCGTCAGCACCGCTGCCCGCGAGCTCAGCGACATGGTTGATGACCTGCTCGATCTGGCGAAGATCGAAGCCGGGCGCATCAGCATCTCGCCGGCCTGGTTCGACATGTTCGACCTGTTTTCGGCCCTGCGGGGGATGTTCCGGCCAATCGTCGACGCCTCGGCGGTGGATCTGATCTTCGAAGAGCCGCTGGGCCTGCCGCGCCTGTATACCGATGACAAGAAGCTCGGGCAGATCCTGCGCAACTTCATTTCCAACTCGCTGAAATTCACCACCCGTGGCGAAGTGCGCGTGTCGGCGCGACTGGAAGGTGAAGACAAGGTGCGCTTTGCCGTCAGCGACACCGGCATCGGCATCGCGGCCGAGTTGCATGACACGCTGTTCGAAGACTTCTCCCAAGTCGATTCGCCATTGCAGAAACGTCTGCGCGGCACCGGTCTGGGTCTGTCACTATGCAAGCGTTTCGCCGCCCTGCTCGGCGGTGAAGTCGGGGTAGACAGTACGCCGGGCGTGGGCTCGACGTTCTTTGTCATCATCCCGCTGGCAATCGCTCTGGAGAACGTCGATGAATCGTGACATCCGCCTGTTGATTGTCGATGACAACGTCGCCACCCGTTACGCCCTGCGTCGGCGCCTGGAGCGCCACGGCTACACGGTGCTCGAAGCCGGCACCGGCAGCGACGGCCTGGCCCTGATCGAGAGCGAAGCCCTCGATGCGTTGATCCTCGACGTCAACCTGCCGGACATGAGCGGTTTCGACATCGTCCGCCTGTTGCGCGCCGACCCGCGCACCGCGCTGCTGCCGGTGATTCATGTGTCAGCGGCGTCGATCCAGACCGGCGACATCATCACCGGCCTCAACGCGGGCGCCGATGCTTATCTGATTCACCCGGTCGACCCCGATGTGCTCTTGGCGACGCTGCGTACCCTGCTGCGGGTGCGCGACACGGAAAATGCCCTGCGCGAAAGCGAGGCGCGTTTCCGCGAGATCTTCGCCAACGTCTCGGCGCCGATCGCGGTGCTCGATGCCAATCTGAAAGTGCATGAGTGCAATCACGCATTCGCCCAATTGATCGTCGATAACCGCGATCCGCAGGCGCTGCGTGAATGCTTTGCCGAAGATCAATGCTCGATCCTCGATGAACTGCGTCTGCGTCTGGTCGACGGCGAGCGCTGGAAAGGCACGCTGAACATGCGCGTGCAGGGCGAGATTCGCGAGACGCAATGGCAGATTTCGCCGTATCGCACGCCAGAGCTGAGCCTGGTGTTCGTCGAGGACGTCACCGAACACCGTCACCGCGAGCGCTCGCATCTGGCGCGACTGGATGACACCACCACGCAGCTGGCCAAAGAAGTCGCCGAGCGCGTGCACGCCGAAGCGCAATTGCTGCAAGTGCAGAAAATGGATGCGCTGGGCAAGCTCACCGGCGGTATCGCCCACGACTTCAACAACCTGCTCACCGGGATCATCACCAGCCTGGAACTGATCCAGAAACGCGTGGCCGATGAGCGTCTGGACAAGGTGCAGTTCTACACCGAAGCAGCGCTGAACTCAGCGATGAGCGCGGCCTCGCTGACCCATCGTCTGCTGGCATTTGCCCGGCAGCAGCCGCTCGATACACGGCCGGTGGACATCAACGAGCATGTCCGCTCGCTGGAAGAATTGCTGGTGCGCACCATCGGCGAGCGCATCACCCTCAAGCTGGAACTGACCAACAAACCGGCGATTGCGCTGGTCGACCCGGTGCAGCTGGAAAGCGCGGTGCTCAACCTGGTGATCAACGCCCGCGATGCCCTGCCCTCCGGCGGCAATATCTGGGTCAATACTTACGCCGCGTATTCCCACGGCGATCCGAATCTGGCCGATGGCGCGTACGT
Coding sequences within:
- a CDS encoding response regulator produces the protein MNRDIRLLIVDDNVATRYALRRRLERHGYTVLEAGTGSDGLALIESEALDALILDVNLPDMSGFDIVRLLRADPRTALLPVIHVSAASIQTGDIITGLNAGADAYLIHPVDPDVLLATLRTLLRVRDTENALRESEARFREIFANVSAPIAVLDANLKVHECNHAFAQLIVDNRDPQALRECFAEDQCSILDELRLRLVDGERWKGTLNMRVQGEIRETQWQISPYRTPELSLVFVEDVTEHRHRERSHLARLDDTTTQLAKEVAERVHAEAQLLQVQKMDALGKLTGGIAHDFNNLLTGIITSLELIQKRVADERLDKVQFYTEAALNSAMSAASLTHRLLAFARQQPLDTRPVDINEHVRSLEELLVRTIGERITLKLELTNKPAIALVDPVQLESAVLNLVINARDALPSGGNIWVNTYAAYSHGDPNLADGAYVALSVRDDGTGIEHNVIDKVFEPFFTTKPLGQGTGLGLSTIYGFARQSGGDAHIRSVARRGTEVTIMLPGTNDPTGADAPVPVPDAKGSGEHVLIVEDMATVRLFVTEVLEDAGYRCTQAADIESALERLQNDPSINLLLTDVGLPRMSGRELADVARGWHEGLPILFMTGYAETALNRQVFLGTGMDMLVKPFQISELLDKVRRTLDGA
- a CDS encoding STAS domain-containing protein, yielding MERIPILQMGDFLLVTIQVDMHDQLAMTLQDDLSERISKTSARGVLIDISALDMVDSFIGRMIGTISGLSKIMDAETVLVGMQPAVAITLVELGMTLPGVSTALNVERGMKLLRERVLAQ
- a CDS encoding anti-sigma regulatory factor, which gives rise to MTVRSSGTQPILIEQDVVLARQTTRKLATECGMRLIDLTKLVTAVSELARNTMVYGGGGDMDWQILEENGRVGLRITFRDEGPGIPDIKLAMTDGWTSGSGLGLGLTGAKRLVNEFELDTEPGKGTRITITRWT
- a CDS encoding ATP-binding protein produces the protein MNITGSLTQVLPIEDSSQIGHARRTAQKLAEQHGFDENDAGRVALVATELASNVLKHAQRGEFHLRVLARPGNGFGIEMQTVDRAQGFDLDACLADGFSTGGTQGIGLGAVSRQTNVFDVYADHRGAVLLARIFPRSDRQADIRFGVSQHSLHADPACGDVWHLTYEGSRISALVVDGLGHGEDAERAGLAGAQAFARAPFADPVVLMEDLHQEMLGTRGGAVAFAQFDSQRDGLTFAGVGNIGASLLEAGKSRGLASHPGIVGGQYRKAKPFDYAHVNGHLLIMYSDGLQSRWNLADYPGLVHRHPSVIASVLHRDFCRGRDDVTVLVVALEAAHG
- a CDS encoding sensor histidine kinase — encoded protein: MAESTTLSHAEQAALIAQLQRETTALREELDETNQGVLALYAELDTQAEELRQASDLKSRFLSYMSHEFRTPLGSILSINSLLADELDGPLSPEQHKQVAFVSTAARELSDMVDDLLDLAKIEAGRISISPAWFDMFDLFSALRGMFRPIVDASAVDLIFEEPLGLPRLYTDDKKLGQILRNFISNSLKFTTRGEVRVSARLEGEDKVRFAVSDTGIGIAAELHDTLFEDFSQVDSPLQKRLRGTGLGLSLCKRFAALLGGEVGVDSTPGVGSTFFVIIPLAIALENVDES
- a CDS encoding STAS domain-containing protein; translated protein: MAALQNSTVEAIRNNQAHLLSEWTKRLEASGATRNLKEHDLAQQTRDLLSLLLAGLENGNGSKIAAAGWEDTRQFLEKLSQSRALLGQDSQQTANFIFALKGPLFALLQNHYQDQPALLAEQLLEVSELLDTVGMHTIGTFQKSREAVIKRQQEELLELSTPVVKLWDGVLALPMIGTLDSQRTQVVMESLLQRIVDTGSEIAIIDITGVPTVDTLVAQHLLKTVTAIRLMGADCIISGVRPQIAQTIVHLGLDLQGVVTKANLADALKLALTRLGVSLVKTA